The following nucleotide sequence is from Primulina tabacum isolate GXHZ01 chromosome 2, ASM2559414v2, whole genome shotgun sequence.
GAAGTTGTGGCTGCATTCGAACAGCTCCAAGCATCGATTGTGGCGAACAGGGTTTTAGTCGAAGCGCATAAGAAAAATATGGTGGATAGGAAGTTGAACTCCTTGTATAGTAGATAGAAATGTTGAGCAAATATTATATGGCGTGCAAGAATATGGATCCGAGGGAGTTTATCaaaatcttaaatatttttttttatgatttcgGATTAAGAATCTCTCTTTTcggaaaaaaaatataataaaaaagtattatttCTATATATAATTAGGATGATACTAATGTTTGTAAAagtttgtgtgagacgattttacgggtcgtattttgtgagacagatatcttatttgggtcatccatgaaaaagtattactttttatgttaaaaataattttttatagtgAATATGGGTAgcattgactcgtctcacagatgaAGATTCGTAAGTCCGTCTTCCAAAAGACTTATTCACTAATTATTCATCGCAACATGCACTCCACttcacttttaaatttaatatttgacAAATAAAATTATCAGCCTTTGttactttcttttctttttcttcataCATCAATTACTttcttttattataaaataattcatAATATGGTCACACAGATTTATATTCGATCCATATATCtaatgaaaagtaatattttcaagataaaaaaataataattttcatagATTGAGTTGGTTGAAAATCTATAtcacaaaattaatttttggaatcgcataatttttttttgtattatttcaCTATATCCATTTTATGTTGATAtacacaaaatattaaaaattaattaacttataagaaaacatgataaattataAAAGCAAAAACGAAATATCGGTTGatctaaaaaaaaatagaaacattaattatattaatataaaataaaagtatAAATTGCTTTAGTTTATATTGGTTTTAATCTTTATttacattatattttatatttatgaacATTGACAATTTAATTATAGTTTTAAGATAACTATATAAAtcatgataatttaatttagaaattgagaataattaaaAACTTACTTAGATAATCAAGTACGGTGTGCTAACCTCGGATTGCATGCAGGTCAATTTTGGTGGGATTGATGTTGGGATTCAAATGGATAAGGTAATATCTATATATACAATATAGATATAGAATATGGCAACTTTTAAAAAATTCGGCATACGGTTAAATATAGCTACTTTTTATGTATTATACAAATACAGACGTACATGTATAATTCAATATCATAGAGATTTACGAATTacataatatataacatcatTGATAAACTTTATTAATTAactacataaaataaaatattattatcttgacaaaaacttgtgtgagaaggtctcacaagtcgtattttgtgagacatatctcttattcattcactgaaaaagtattactttttatactaaaaatattattttttattgtgaatatcgacagCGTTGACCgggaaaaaacttgtgtgagatggtctcatgaatcgtattttatgaaacgaatctcttatttggatcatccatgaaaaatattactttttatgctaagactattactttttattgtgaatatcggtaggactgactcgtctcacaaacaaaaattcgtgagactttctcacaaaagatctactCTATTATCTTTTATTGTTAAGATATAACTCAGTGCTcgtattttatatatatatatataataatttttttaaaatatataaataattttgttgTGTTACATATTTTTGGTGTGACCACTACAAGAATAAATGCTTatggtgacattcataaatagcatcatattcaatatttagtgacatttaagttttagtgacacctccaacaaatgtcctctattccaatgtcgtcttaaacatcctgacattttttaatgtcattataagatgttaatgacaatttcatacgtgttactaattattcatataacgacaattttaaatgtcaggaaaactcatgttttaaatacatttatacatgccttgttattatagtaataatgacaaatttatatgtcaattaaaatcatttataatgacaattaaaagtgtcgtgtatgttatttatagtgacaataacAAATGTGGAATTATTTTGGTTGGATAAATATTGGACGAGggaaaaatagataaaataaatgtgggaatgaaaaaaacatattagattgtTATCCTGAcgtttttaattgatgtcattttttatatggaggAAAACAATTATTTTCACTCCTTCAATATTTATCTAACCCAAATATTCTCATatttatttatagtgacaatttttagttttttaatgattttttacgaTGTGGAAAAAATAATTGGTTCActccatataaaaaatgacatcaagtaaaaatgtcaggataactaatctaatatgttttttattttacacattattaattttttacaagtgtcattattaagtacttgtaacaacatttaattaaaaatgtctacaaaaaagtgtcacaatagccatttattgttgtagtggACCATCCATAAAGCGACACATTTATATTGGATGTAATAATTTCGATGTACAACATAacaaaacaatatatatatatcaaccaAAATAAAAAGACCCTTTTTCCAAAATTATTCCTCCAACGAACACACGCACACCCCACTCACAATTTagaggaaaataaatattcgcacaaaatacaaataaattaaaccaCTCCTTCCAAGAAATAtgaattttcttgaattttggTAGAAACAACTAAAAAAACGAACTCTTTCGAAAAAGGTTCCCTCCGAAGAATAGTAAACCTGATTCGTGTACAACTACTAATTATTATAGAACAAGAATAAGGGAATGGATTACAACATGAGCGTTTAGTCACTCCGGAAAGACGAGTTTTCGAGTCCGATCTCTTTACGTGTTTGGCCTTCTTGCGAGAGGCCTTTTGCCATTCGATCGCGCGAGTCTCCCTGTACATAGCTCATCAAGTGTGCAATGTCTTTAATTCATTTCTTCATGCCCTCTTCGGTTATCCCAACTACGTCCTCAAGGGAGGTTAACAGATTTTTGTAGAACTAGGATAAAAAGCTAGAAAAAATCAGAAATTTCGAACCAATATGGAAAAGATGTAGGTGCTGTTTTCTGAAACTTGGGAAAATTCAGTGTGTACCTTGTGGAACTCCAAGGTATCTCCCTTGGCCTTTCTAAACTCAACCATATGCAGAGAAGGGGCAACTTGAAATACCTTTTTCAGTACACATTTTGCATTACAAAACACGAACTGTATTACAAAAAATGGTTTAATTATTTCAAAGTGCACCTCGGTAGCAACGTTAAGGTTTCCTTTTCTTCCAGCTTTCATGTTTTCAAGCCTCATCTGAGAAAAGAGTAGAAAGAAAAGTACCAAAAAGATTCGTTTAAAGGGTTATAGCCAGCACAAGTACAAAAATTATCTGGAAAATTTCACCATCACTACCTTGTAGTTCTTCTTGCAAATGTCAAAACCGAGTGGTTTTGCTGCTTGTTCGATTTTCTTTATGATCTCATCGGCAGGGCATTTGGATGTGAACCTCGTTTCCCTCTTGAATTCCTGCCACCGATGTATCATCAACAAAAGAACAAATATAACATAACAAATGATGTTACACATCCATAATCGCAAGAAATGCAAGGGAAAATAGTTTCAACCTGTTCTGCATTGAATAGATTCCCAAGATTGAGACCTTTTGACATGGAGATTAGCTCAAAGGCGTTCATTGCCGTTGGTTGTTCCTCCTTTTTCTCCATCACAAGATGTTCCtgataaaaagaaaacaaaagctCTATGACttagaatattaaaaaaaaaagatagagAGGAAAAATCACTGATGCGTAACAATCTCACCTCGGAATCCTTAAAAACAGCTTCAACGTCATCCAAGCATGCATCTCCTTTCTCGTGAAATATCTGTGCTTTGTAACCTTTCTTAAACCACTCATCTTCCAATATTTCAGGGATAGTAATACGCTTCACAAAAAATTCAGAATAGCTCACATGAACACAAAAGAGAGTGGAGATGATGTTAATcgataaaataaagataaaacaAATTAAGcctgaaaaatagtattttCAAGATTCTCACTTTCATGGGATTTGGTTCAAGAATCCGAGCAATTAATTTCATGGCACCAAAGGAAAACCACGAGGGGCAAGTGAAATTAGCAGAAGATATCTGGATATGTTATCGCAACAAAAATTATCAAAACTAAAAAAGCTTTTGGAATTATGATATACGATCGACAAAGCACTTAAATTGCACAAATAACTAACTTTTGAATACAAGTTCATAAGATTTGCATCGTCGAAAGGCAAGTATCCTGCAAGCAAAACAAAGAGTATCACTCCACATGACCACAAGTCAGCAGTTGCTCCATCGTAGCCTCGATCGTTGAGAACCTATTGAGGTTTTAATCCATGAATCAGAGCATGAAACAAAAATACAATGTGATTTAAGAGTCAGATAGTGGGATTTGTGAATCCTACCTCAGGAGCGACATAATTCGGAGTTCCACAGGTAGTATGCAGTAAACCATCATCCTggcaaataataaaatttaatattttaaagcccCGTTTAGGGAATGGGAACGAATATAAATTGAAAGACGTGAAAGAGTGGCACAGCAAACTTCATAATCAGAATCCGATATTCACCCGGACAGTATGAGATAGAGCACTTAATCCGAAATCGGAAACTTTTAGGTTCCCGGCGTCATCCATCAATAAGTTTTCCGGCTGCAACAGATGAGGCAGTATATGTTGTAGCAAATTTTGCATGAAAACCATGCATGACAAATCAAGTAATAAACTCATGATAAAACTAAATAGACAAAATTCAATTACCTTCAGATCTCTGTGAAAGACTCCCCTACTATGGCAATAATCAACAGTATTAATGAGCTGTTGAAAAAATTTTCTAGCATCATCTTCTTGCATTCGTCCGTGATTCACCTAAGTCATTATAAACATATCGTTCCAGATTCAATCAAGAAACAACAATTCCCCAAAACTATACAAAGAGTTCACACAATACAGTATAGAAATTCAAAGATCGGCAGGACAACCGAGTCCATCGAACTATGATTTTCTATAACATGCTTTCGGTGTGGCAGAAATAAGTTTGACTCTTACAATATTATCAAAGAGCTCTCCTCCAGTAACAAATTCCATAACAATAAATATCTTGGTCTTGCTCGCCATAATCTGAAGACAAACAAGATTATAAGTTCCAATAGAGAGAAAGAGAGGGAAAAGCAAGAAATGGACAATAACCTCATACAAGCGAACAACATTGGGATGCTTTATCAATTTCATCGTTGCGATTTCCCGCCTAATCTGCCAAATTTATGCATAACATATGTCAGAATCTGATCCACCATAACTATTTATGGTACAAAGGAAAAACATCCACCTGTTCAGCCATTTTGTGCCTAAGGACCTTATCCTTGTCGAGGATCTTCATAGCCACTGGTTGTCCAGTCTCAGAATCCTTAGCAAATTTCACTTTTGCAAATGTGCCCTCACCAATGGTCCTTCCAATTTCATATTTCCCAATTCTACGCTTAATCTTGGGTTGACTCATCCGCACTCGATTCTCCGGCGTACTTAATCTGCGCTCAGCAACAGCAGTCTTCAACAAGAACTTCCTGCACATAAAATTCGAGATCTTCAAACCCTTCAAAATATCAGATAAAACTATACAATAGTGGCAACAATATTTCTTGGAATTCTTTTTCGTATAGCCTTTACAATTTCACAGCACAGACAAAACTTGAATCTTGATATAACAGAAACCAATTATCAATTCACAAGCGAACAAACATATACATAAAATTATAAGACTAAAAGCTACTCTACATATTACTTTATCAATGACTAAAAAAGCGGAACAAATGATTAGATAAAacacaataaaaaaaacaccAATCACGagtaaaataaacaaaaaatcgGGAGTTGAAACTACTTTCCACACTTGAAGACAAGAAATCCATTATTAAATGACAACCAAATCCCAAACTAACTTATTCTTTCCACTTTGAATTATCAATAAATCTATTTAGCTGCCCACCAAACTTAAAGAAAGATTTACCCGCACTCTCAGACCTTGTCCAAGACTTCCAAATCTAATAGAAGATAACAACTGAAATTTAGAAATTTCCGAACCAAACTCAGAATCCGTACACCCAGTTTCATAACTCAATCAAGAATTTCAAGTCTAACAAAAGAATGAGGCAATAATAGaaaattttcccaaaaaaattatcttaaaaCTAACAAAATAGTCTAAAAGAAAACTTTTCGAAGTACTGACATCTACTTGTGTTCAACACCGACCCGGGGCTTTGCTAATATCCAAATGATTTGGATGCTAAAGACGAGATGAGAAAAAAAAGATATACTCGGATTTGTACAAACACGGTACTTAAAGCTCGATCACCCAGAGAAGCAAAGCGGCACTTGGTTTCCAAATGGGtcaaaataacttcaagaaccaAGATTTATAATTGCAGAAAACAAAATGAACCCGGAAAATATATTATCCAGCAGGCGAAAATGACatccaaaactcaataaatCAAACGCAGTGGATGGGGTGTAAATATCCAAGAAAACAAGATTCGCCGCCCCACCTAGCTCAACGGAAAAAAAATCACCGAGAAAGGAAGAAATGTTGGGTTGTCAGTTAGAATTATTGTGGTTGGAAAGTAAGTAAATAGGGATGAATATAACGCAGTTCAAACACGATTTCGGTGGCGCGTGACTGAGGAAAATCAGTCGTACGTTAATATGGTAAGTCACATGTTCCCAAAGCCTACCGTCGTAAATTTCTCATGGCAGGCCCTACTGCATCAATTTCCTTcgattaaaataatcaaaactttATATATGATAGTAATTAataatttcagtttcaaaatataaaatacatCTACCTCGTGA
It contains:
- the LOC142524167 gene encoding CBL-interacting protein kinase 32-like isoform X3; the encoded protein is MSQPKIKRRIGKYEIGRTIGEGTFAKVKFAKDSETGQPVAMKILDKDKVLRHKMAEQIRREIATMKLIKHPNVVRLYEIMASKTKIFIVMEFVTGGELFDNIVNHGRMQEDDARKFFQQLINTVDYCHSRGVFHRDLKPENLLMDDAGNLKVSDFGLSALSHTVRDDGLLHTTCGTPNYVAPEVLNDRGYDGATADLWSCGVILFVLLAGYLPFDDANLMNLYSKISSANFTCPSWFSFGAMKLIARILEPNPMKRITIPEILEDEWFKKGYKAQIFHEKGDACLDDVEAVFKDSEEHLVMEKKEEQPTAMNAFELISMSKGLNLGNLFNAEQEFKRETRFTSKCPADEIIKKIEQAAKPLGFDICKKNYKMRLENMKAGRKGNLNVATEVFQVAPSLHMVEFRKAKGDTLEFHKFYKNLLTSLEDVVGITEEGMKK
- the LOC142524167 gene encoding CBL-interacting protein kinase 32-like isoform X1 gives rise to the protein MCRKFLLKTAVAERRLSTPENRVRMSQPKIKRRIGKYEIGRTIGEGTFAKVKFAKDSETGQPVAMKILDKDKVLRHKMAEQIRREIATMKLIKHPNVVRLYEIMASKTKIFIVMEFVTGGELFDNIVNHGRMQEDDARKFFQQLINTVDYCHSRGVFHRDLKPENLLMDDAGNLKVSDFGLSALSHTVRDDGLLHTTCGTPNYVAPEVLNDRGYDGATADLWSCGVILFVLLAGYLPFDDANLMNLYSKISSANFTCPSWFSFGAMKLIARILEPNPMKRITIPEILEDEWFKKGYKAQIFHEKGDACLDDVEAVFKDSEEHLVMEKKEEQPTAMNAFELISMSKGLNLGNLFNAEQEFKRETRFTSKCPADEIIKKIEQAAKPLGFDICKKNYKMRLENMKAGRKGNLNVATEVFQVAPSLHMVEFRKAKGDTLEFHKFYKNLLTSLEDVVGITEEGMKK
- the LOC142524167 gene encoding CBL-interacting protein kinase 32-like isoform X2, with translation MKFLLKTAVAERRLSTPENRVRMSQPKIKRRIGKYEIGRTIGEGTFAKVKFAKDSETGQPVAMKILDKDKVLRHKMAEQIRREIATMKLIKHPNVVRLYEIMASKTKIFIVMEFVTGGELFDNIVNHGRMQEDDARKFFQQLINTVDYCHSRGVFHRDLKPENLLMDDAGNLKVSDFGLSALSHTVRDDGLLHTTCGTPNYVAPEVLNDRGYDGATADLWSCGVILFVLLAGYLPFDDANLMNLYSKISSANFTCPSWFSFGAMKLIARILEPNPMKRITIPEILEDEWFKKGYKAQIFHEKGDACLDDVEAVFKDSEEHLVMEKKEEQPTAMNAFELISMSKGLNLGNLFNAEQEFKRETRFTSKCPADEIIKKIEQAAKPLGFDICKKNYKMRLENMKAGRKGNLNVATEVFQVAPSLHMVEFRKAKGDTLEFHKFYKNLLTSLEDVVGITEEGMKK